A genomic region of Enterococcus sp. 12C11_DIV0727 contains the following coding sequences:
- a CDS encoding patatin-like phospholipase family protein: MRSEEMIASEWSDFSKQVSNSIQLFPFYETHTLARQVFRKKVRDNESTAYVIYKGKNPYLFLTVEIGKITNLLILETGKISWRSVFLAIDLFFKQTFQLNSTFVFPQSLPLYLQEVFIKYGYTVTENKVASKCFSYRTALVLGGGGARGAYQIGVWQALKELAIPIKIITGTSVGALNGALVLQDDFEAAKDMWEKIDTQKILSFPVSTTSGDTLGGMMSQIGSFTVNAIQSNGVSTEPLQKLIHDTFSQEKMQQVTADFYLVTTELPNMMEKNIHFNTCPSDQWQNWLLASASFFPAMAATKIADKYYVDGGYRNNIPVDIALRSDATECIIVDVKGPGITKPVKIPATTSCLTLQTPWSMGAVLLFDGARSTKNIQLGYLETMKVIGRKYLGYWYTFDETISSLEVFQQAFFTFVKQTYQIELWHTAEQKNKICKKLRRIYRDRVYTENVGMVLVELLAKTQEISASRLYTMQELVALLQQSNHVKTNLVENIGMISVQEWLKKYYEDYFLLSDKQQLALMNNLLDSDEKEKPQRIAFLLDKLPAQALQILMKEFILQGVDQ; this comes from the coding sequence ATGAGAAGTGAAGAAATGATTGCTTCAGAGTGGTCGGATTTTTCTAAACAAGTATCTAATAGTATCCAATTATTCCCTTTTTATGAGACACATACATTAGCAAGGCAAGTTTTTAGAAAAAAAGTACGTGACAATGAAAGTACAGCTTATGTGATCTATAAAGGTAAGAATCCTTATTTATTTTTAACAGTTGAAATAGGAAAAATAACGAATCTGTTGATTTTAGAAACCGGAAAAATCAGTTGGAGATCAGTTTTTTTAGCGATAGATCTATTTTTTAAGCAGACTTTTCAGCTGAACAGCACATTTGTTTTTCCACAATCATTGCCCCTATATTTACAAGAAGTGTTTATAAAATACGGGTATACGGTGACAGAAAATAAAGTAGCTAGTAAATGTTTTTCCTATCGAACGGCCTTAGTTTTAGGCGGTGGAGGTGCTAGAGGTGCCTATCAAATCGGTGTTTGGCAAGCATTGAAAGAATTAGCTATTCCAATCAAGATCATCACAGGGACGTCAGTTGGTGCACTGAATGGCGCGCTGGTTCTACAAGATGATTTTGAGGCAGCTAAAGATATGTGGGAGAAGATTGATACACAAAAAATTCTATCTTTCCCAGTATCAACAACATCTGGTGATACATTAGGAGGAATGATGAGTCAAATTGGCTCATTTACTGTGAATGCGATCCAATCAAATGGTGTTTCAACAGAGCCATTGCAAAAACTGATCCACGACACTTTTTCACAAGAAAAAATGCAGCAGGTCACAGCTGATTTTTATTTGGTCACAACAGAGCTGCCCAATATGATGGAAAAAAATATTCATTTCAATACCTGTCCGAGTGATCAATGGCAAAATTGGTTATTGGCATCGGCTTCCTTTTTTCCAGCTATGGCGGCAACGAAAATTGCTGACAAATACTATGTGGACGGCGGCTATCGTAATAATATTCCCGTAGACATTGCGTTGCGTAGTGATGCAACTGAGTGCATTATTGTGGATGTGAAAGGGCCAGGCATCACCAAACCAGTAAAAATACCAGCAACAACTAGTTGTTTGACGCTACAGACACCATGGAGTATGGGAGCTGTACTATTATTTGATGGTGCTCGTTCAACAAAAAATATTCAATTAGGCTATTTAGAAACAATGAAAGTCATCGGGCGAAAATATCTTGGCTATTGGTATACATTTGATGAGACAATCAGTAGTTTAGAGGTATTTCAACAAGCATTTTTTACCTTTGTTAAACAGACGTATCAAATTGAACTATGGCATACGGCAGAGCAGAAAAATAAAATCTGTAAAAAATTGCGTAGAATATATAGAGACAGGGTGTATACCGAAAATGTCGGGATGGTTTTAGTTGAGCTGTTAGCAAAGACTCAGGAAATTTCAGCTTCTAGACTGTATACGATGCAAGAATTAGTGGCGCTTTTACAACAAAGTAACCATGTCAAAACGAATTTAGTAGAGAACATTGGGATGATTTCTGTTCAAGAATGGTTGAAGAAATACTATGAAGATTACTTTTTACTTTCTGATAAACAACAGTTAGCATTAATGAACAATTTACTGGATTCAGATGAAAAAGAGAAACCGCAACGTATCGCTTTTTTACTGGATAAATTACCAGCTCAGGCGCTACAAATTTTAATGAAAGAATTTATATTACAAGGAGTGGATCAATAA
- a CDS encoding YdbC family protein, which translates to MAQDFSYEIVEEIAVLSENTQGWRKEFNLVSWNGRPPKFDLRDWSADHEKMGKGITLTNEEFEILSKAIKSM; encoded by the coding sequence ATGGCACAAGATTTTTCATATGAAATCGTAGAAGAAATCGCAGTTTTATCGGAAAATACTCAAGGGTGGCGTAAAGAATTTAATTTAGTTAGTTGGAATGGGCGTCCGCCAAAATTTGATTTAAGAGACTGGTCGGCCGATCATGAAAAGATGGGCAAAGGGATCACCTTAACAAACGAAGAATTTGAGATATTATCTAAAGCAATAAAATCAATGTAG